AGAAgccaatatcaatattgacggATGGCGATGAGGCAATGCGTAAAGCCATTGATGATGTGTTTCCCATGTCTAACCATCGGTTGTGCTCATGGCATGTGTCAAGGAATGCACAAAATAACTTGAAGGATGATGAATTGGTAAGAAATTTTCAGGCATGTATTTGGGAACCATTTGCATTGGACGAGTTTGAGAAGAAATGGGAGGTTCTAAGGGAAAGAGCGAGGACTccgaaacaaaaagaatggtTGGAAATGATGTATGCAAAAAGTGACTCATGGGCTGAATCATGTTTGAGAGGAAAGTTTTTCAGTGGTATGTGCACCACTCAACGCGTGGAGTCTATGAACAAGTATGTGAAAGATTACTTGAGGAAAGGTGTGAAGTTGTTTGAATGTATTCCAGCAATTGATAGGGCTATGTTACGTCTTAGGAATACCACGGCAAAGGATGGTTTCAACGCAAAGTACTCAACACCAGTCCTTAAAACCGCATTGACAAAACTCGAGCAACAAGCTTCTTTGATTTACACGCATAGATGCTTTGTATTGGTTCGTCATGAGATCGAATCTTGTTCAGCACTCATCCATGATAATGTGATGCATAATTTTGGAGGTCGTGTATACGTATTGTCAAAATATGGTGAACCGCATAATAAATGGACTTGTGTTTACCACGGTGGGGAAAAGATACGGATACAGTGTGGATGCCGGAAATATGAAAGTGAAGGGATCCCGTGTTGCCACCTGTTTTATGTAATGAAGTGCGAGCACCTTACGGAAATTCCTCCAGCACTCATAATGAAGAGATGGACAAAGAGTGCCCAAACTGATACATGTAGGGAATTTATCAGCAAAGGCGAAGACAGTACCAAGGAAGTTGTAGAAATCGCGAGGTATGGAAGTTTAAGTGCTATGtcaaacaaagtttgtttttATGCATCAAAGAGTGCAAATGGTTATGCCATGTTGACGAATGAGTTTAGTAGATGGGAGGGAATTTGTGAAGACTTACggcaaaaggaagaagagacaAGTCTGAAATTGGGTAGTGCTGAGCAATGTCCTTCAAATATTGTGAAAGATCCAAATATCGTTAGGACAAAAGGCACTCAAGCAAGGCAGGGTGGAACGCGCAAGCGTTGACAATGTCAATTGTGTCGCGGATATGGACATACAAAGCGTAATTGCTCTCAAAGAAACTTGCATCCAAGTAGAAATGCAGGTGTGAATATCCCATCAGGTAGTGAAAGCTATCAGTATAGTTCTGATAAAGGGCCGTCCCCGGACATTAGCTACAGTTATCCTAGTCAAACGATTTCTCAATGCAGAAGCAACAATGTGGTTGATTTCTCTAGTTCTGATAGTTTTTCTACTGCAGACCCAACCGGTTCTACCCCTAACAGTGACGATGGTTTCTCATTCGACAATGGTGAACCTAATTCCCTATGTACTAGTTCAACCCAAAACAATTGTAGTTTTGGAACTTGGTTTACATGTAAAAATTCACATGAAATGTAGATTCAGTAATAGACAAGATGCTTTCATATGATTgatatcttattgttttatgTATGTAATGTTAAGAAACGATTTTATGACTTGTAGGGGGTGCTTGAACGGAAGTTTTATGTAGGAGGCGGTGATCCAAACCACATTGCCTAAGGGTAAGGGGCTATTATTTGAACATAT
This portion of the Prunus dulcis unplaced genomic scaffold, ALMONDv2, whole genome shotgun sequence genome encodes:
- the LOC117612710 gene encoding protein FAR1-RELATED SEQUENCE 5-like, which translates into the protein MRRALVRTCQTYEYMVDQCGGYLNVGFQIKDLYNKLDASRREILLDDDTEAALSYLKAKGAMDPEFFCKFSVDEENRLGNLFWRDSTSLLDYIAYGDVLIFDSTYKTNVYDKPLVLFVGSNNYRSTVMFGCALLQDETFETYKWLLETFMASMKDKKPISILTDGDEAMRKAIDDVFPMSNHRLCSWHVSRNAQNNLKDDELVRNFQACIWEPFALDEFEKKWEVLRERARTPKQKEWLEMMYAKSDSWAESCLRGKFFSGMCTTQRVESMNKYVKDYLRKGVKLFECIPAIDRAMLRLRNTTAKDGFNAKYSTPVLKTALTKLEQQASLIYTHRCFVLVRHEIESCSALIHDNVMHNFGGRVYVLSKYGEPHNKWTCVYHGGEKIRIQCGCRKYESEGIPCCHLFYVMKCEHLTEIPPALIMKRWTKSAQTDTCREFISKGEDSTKEVVEIARYGSLSAMSNKVCFYASKSANGYAMLTNEFSRWEGICEDLRQKEEETSLKLGSAEQCPSNIVKDPNIVRTKGTQARQGGTRKR